A single Saccharomyces paradoxus chromosome II, complete sequence DNA region contains:
- the RAD16 gene encoding DNA repair protein RAD16 (Nucleotide excision repair (NER) protein~similar to YBR114W) has product MQEGGFIRRRRTRSTKKSVNYNELSDDEAAMKKSKTLHLKGESENEKDSQDEEYRDDATLVKSPDDDDKDFIIDLTASDKERTATDENIHAIKDENDKITEIKDEPDVSDDDEPLTKKRKTTARKKKKKVTKKKPPKITPYERNTLRLYEYHPELRNVFSDLRNAPPYVAQRSEQPDGMTIKLLPFQLEGLHWLISQEESIYAGGVLADEMGMGKTIQTIALLMNDLTKSPSLVVAPTVALMQWKNEIEQHTKGQLKIYIYHGASKTTDIKDLQGYDVVLTTYAVLESVFRKQNYGFRRKNGLFKQPSVLHNIDFYRVILDEAHNIKDRQSNTARAVNNLKTQKRWCLSGTPLQNRIGEMYSLIRFLNINPFTKYFCTKCDCASKDWKFTDRMHCDHCSHVIMQHTNFFNHFMLKNIQKFGVEGPGLESFNNIQTLLKNIMLRRTKVERADDLGLPPRIVTVRRDFFNEEEKDLYRSLYTDSKRKYNSFVEEGVVLNNYANIFTLITRMRQLADHPDLVLKRLKNLSGDDLGVVICQLCNDEAEEPIESKCHHKFCRLCIKEYVESFMENDNKLTCPVCHIGLSIDLSQPALEVDLESFKKQSIVSRLNMSGKWQSSTKIEALVEELYKLRSNKRTIKSIVFSQFTSMLDLVEWRLKRAGFQTVKLQGSMSPTQRDETIKYFMNNIQCEVFLVSLKAGGVALNLCEASQVFILDPWWNPSVEWQSGDRVHRIGQYRPVKITRFCIEDSIEARIIELQEKKANMIHATINQDEAAISRLTPADLQFLFNN; this is encoded by the coding sequence ATGCAAGAAGGAGGTTTTATTCGTAGAAGGCGTACAAGAAGTACGAAGAAAAGTGTTAACTATAATGAGCTAAGCGATGACGAGGcagcaatgaaaaaatcaaaaactttGCATCTGAAAGGAGAAAGCGAAAACGAAAAGGACAGccaagatgaagaatacCGTGACGATGCTACGCTAGTGAAATCACCCGACGATGACGACAAAGACTTCATCATAGACCTAACAGCTTCTGATAAAGAACGGACCGCCACTGATGAGAATATCCATGCGatcaaagatgaaaatgataagaTAACAGAAATCAAGGACGAGCCTGATGTTTCGGATGACGATGAACCATtaacgaagaagaggaaaacaACTGccaggaagaaaaaaaaaaaggttacCAAGAAAAAGCCACCGAAGATAACTCCGTATGAAAGGAACACTTTACGATTATATGAATATCATCCTGAACTGAGGAATGTTTTTTCTGATTTGAGAAATGCACCTCCATATGTCGCTCAAAGATCCGAGCAGCCAGACGGTATGACCATCAAATTGCTACCTTTCCAGTTGGAAGGTCTTCATTGGCTTATATCTCAAGAGGAAAGCATTTATGCGGGCGGTGTTCTGGCAGACGAAATGGGTATGGGTAAGACTATTCAGACTATCGCCCTGTTAATGAACGATTTGACCAAGTCTCCGTCTCTAGTAGTCGCCCCCACCGTGGCGCTGATGCAGTGGAAAAACGAAATAGAACAACACACGAAGGGacaattgaaaatatacatatatcaCGGAGCTTCCAAAACCACGGATATCAAGGATTTACAAGGCTACGATGTTGTACTGACCACTTACGCGGTGTTGGAATCAGTATTCAGAAAGCAAAACTACGGGTTTAGAAGGAAAAATGGACTTTTCAAGCAGCCCTCTGTACTGCACAACATCGACTTCTATAGAGTCATTCTGGATGAGGCACACAATATCAAAGACAGACAAAGTAATACCGCCAGGGCTGTGAACAACTTAAAAACACAAAAACGATGGTGTCTGTCAGGTACCCCGTTGCAAAATAGAATTGGTGAGATGTATTCTTTAATCAGGTTCTTAAATATCAACCCTTTCACAAAGTACTTTTGTACCAAATGTGATTGCGCATCGAAGGACTGGAAATTCACGGATCGCATGCATTGTGATCACTGCAGTCACGTCATTATGCAACACACGAATTTCTTCAACCATTTCATGTTGAAAAACATTCAGAAATTTGGTGTAGAAGGTCCTGGTTTAGAATCTTTTAATAACATTCAaacattattgaaaaacatcATGTTAAGAAGAACCAAAGTGGAAAGAGCAGATGATCTGGGTCTACCGCCCAGAATCGTCACCGTGAGGAGAGACTTCTTTAATGAAGAGGAGAAAGATCTTTACAGAAGTTTATACACTGATtccaaaaggaaatatAATTCCTTTGTTGAGGAAGGTGTTGTTCTTAACAATTATGCAAACATTTTTACCTTGATTACAAGAATGAGACAACTGGCAGATCATCCGGATTTAGTTTTGAAGAGactaaaaaatttgtcCGGCGATGATCTTGGTGTGGTAATCTGCCAATTGTGTAATGATGAAGCTGAAGAGCCTATTGAATCCAAATGTCACCACAAGTTCTGTCGTTTATGCATCAAAGAATACGTGGAATCTTTCATGGAGAACGACAATAAACTTACTTGTCCTGTTTGTCATATCGGACTAAGTATCGATTTATCTCAACCTGCTTTGGAAGTGGACCTTGAATCCTTCAAAAAGCAAAGTATAGTTAGTCGCCTAAACATGAGTGGTAAGTGGCAATCATCAACGAAAATTGAAGCCCTCGTGGAAGAACTGTACAAACTGAGGAGCAACAAGAGAACGATTAAATCTATTGTGTTTTCCCAGTTTACAAGTATGCTGGACCTGGTAGAGTGGAGATTGAAAAGGGCTGGTTTCCAAACAGTGAAGCTTCAGGGTAGTATGTCTCCGACGCAAAGAGATGAAACCATTAAGTATTTCATGAACAACATTCAATGCGAGGTTTTCCTGGTGAGTTTGAAGGCCGGTGGTGTTGCTTTGAATCTTTGTGAAGCTTCTCAAGTATTTATTTTAGACCCATGGTGGAACCCTAGTGTTGAATGGCAAAGTGGTGATAGAGTTCATAGAATTGGTCAGTATCGGCCTGTTAAGATCACAAGGTTTTGCATTGAGGATAGCATAGAAGCAAGAATTATTGAATTACAGGAGAAAAAGGCAAATATGATTCATGCTACCATAAACCAAGATGAAGCTGCTATCAGCAGACTAACGCCAGCGGATTTACAATTCTTATTCAATAACTAA
- the LYS2 gene encoding L-aminoadipate-semialdehyde dehydrogenase (Alpha aminoadipate reductase~similar to YBR115C): MTNENVWIEKLDNPTLSVLPHDFLRPQQEPYTRQVTYSLQLPQLDVPHDTFSNKYAVALSVWAALIFRVTGDDDIVLYIANNKILRFNILPTWSFNELYSTINKELIQLESIEANFSFDGLAEKIQSSQGLERTPQLFRLAFLENQDFKLDEFKHHLVDFALNLETSNNTHVLNLIYNSLLYSSERVTTVTDQFTQYLTAALSDPSNCITKISLITVSSKDSLPDPTKDLGWCDFVGCIHDIFQDNAEAFPERTCVVETPALNSHKSRSFTYQDINRTSNIVAHYLIKTGIKRGDVVMIYSSRGVDLMVCVMGVLKAGATFSVIDPAYPPARQTIYLGVAKPRGLIVIRAAGHLDQLVEDYINDELEIVSRINSIAIQENGTIEGGKLGESGDILAPYEQFKDTRTGVVVGPDSNPTLSFTSGSEGIPKGVLGRHFSLAYYFNWMSKKFNLTESDKFTMLSGIAHDPIQRDMFTPLFLGAQLYVPTQDDIGTPGRLAEWMSKYGCTVTHLTPAMGQLLTAQATTPFPKLHHAFFVGDILTKRDCLRLQTLAENCRIVNMYGTTETQRAVSYFEVKSKNDDPNFLKKLKDVMPAGKGMLNVQLLVVNRNDRTQICGIGEIGEIYVRAGGLAEGYRGLPELNKEKFVNNWFVGKDHWNYLDRDNGEPWRQFWLGPRDRLYRTGDLGRYLPNGDCECCGRADDQVKIRGFRIELGEIDTHISQHPLVRENITLVRKNADNEPTLITFMVPRFDKPEDLSKFQSDVPKEVAVDPIVKGLIGYHLLSKDIKTFLKKRLASYAMPSLIVVMDKLPLNPNGKVDKPKLQFPTPKQLNLVAENTVSETDDSQFTNVEREVRDLWLSILPTKPASVSPEDSFFDLGGHSILATKMIFTLKKKLQVDLPLGTIFKYPTIKAFAAEIDRIKSSDGSSQGDATKTVTADYADDAKKLVETLPSSYPSREYFVEPNSAEGKTTVNVFVTGVTGFLGSYILANLLERPSKHYSFRVFAHVRAKDEKAAFERLQRAGITYGTWNEKFFSNIEIVLGDLSKSQFGLSDEKWTNLANTVDIIIHNGALVHWVYPYAKLRDANVISTINVMNLAAVGKPKFFDFVSSTSTLDTKYYFNLSDKLVSEGKPGILESDDLLNSASGLTGGYGQSKWAAEYIIRRAGERGLRGCIVRPGYVTGASANGSSNTDDFLLRFLKGSVQLGKIPDIENSVNMVPVDHVARVVVATSLNPPKENELAVAQVTGHPRILFKDYLYTLHDYGYDVEVESYSEWKMSLEASVIDRNEENALYPLLHMVLDNLPEGTKAPELDDRNAVVSLKKDIAWTGVDWSNGMGVTPEEVGIYIAFLNKVGFLPPPTHNDKLPLPSIELTQAQISLVASGAGARGSSAAA; this comes from the coding sequence GCCAATTTCTCCTTTGATGGCTTggctgaaaaaattcaaagtaGCCAAGGTCTGGAAAGGACACCTCAGCTGTTCCGTTTGGCCTTTTTGGAAAACCAAGATTTCAAGTTAGACGAATTCAAGCATCATCTGGTGGACTTTGctttgaatttggaaaCTAGCAACAATACGCATGTTTTAAACTTAATTTATAACAGCTTGCTGTATTCAAGTGAAAGAGTAACCACTGTTACAGACCAATTTACTCAATACCTGACTGCTGCGCTAAGTGACCCATCTAATTGCATAACTAAAATCTCTTTGATTACTGTATCATCCAAGGACAGTCTACCTGATCCAACGAAGGACTTGGGCTGGTGCGATTTTGTTGGTTGTATTCACGACATTTTCCAAGATAACGCTGAAGCTTTCCCAGAGAGAACCTGTGTTGTGGAGACTCCAGCACTAAATTCCCACAAGTCCCGCTCTTTTACTTATCAGGATATCAATCGCACTTCTAATATAGTTGCCCATTATTTAATTAAAACGGGAATCAAAAGAGGTGATGTAGTAATGATCTACTCTTCTAGAGGTGTGGATTTGATGGTATGTGTGATGGGTGTCTTGAAAGCAGGCGCAACCTTTTCGGTTATCGACCCTGCATATCCTCCAGCTAGGCAAACAATTTACCTAGGTGTCGCTAAACCACGTGGTTTGATTGTTATTAGAGCTGCTGGTCATTTGGATCAACTGGTGGAAGATTATATCAACGATGAATTGGAGATTGTTTCAAGAATCAATTCTATTGCTATTCAAGAAAACGGCACCATTGAAGGTGGTAAGTTGGGTGAAAGCGGTGACATTTTGGCCCCATATGAACAGTTCAAAGACACCAGAACAGGTGTCGTGGTGGGGCCAGATTCTAACCCAACCCTATCTTTCACATCTGGTTCCGAAGGTATTCCTAAGGGTGTTCTTGGCAGACATTTTTCTCTGGCTTATTATTTCAATTGGATGTCCAAAAAGTTCAACTTAACGGAGAGCGATAAATTTACAATGCTGAGCGGTATTGCACATGACCCAATCCAAAGAGATATGTTTACACCTTTATTCTTAGGCGCCCAATTATATGTTCCTACTCAAGATGATATTGGTACACCGGGTCGTTTAGCGGAATGGATGAGTAAATATGGTTGCACAGTTACCCATTTAACGCCTGCCATGGGTCAATTACTTACTGCTCAGGCTACAACGCCATTCCCTAAGTTACATCatgctttttttgtagGTGACATTTTAACAAAACGTGATTGTCTAAGGTTACAGACCTTGGCAGAGAATTGCCGTATAGTTAATATGTACGGTACCACTGAAACACAGCGTGCAGTTTCTTATTTTGAAGTCAAATCAAAGAATGACGAtccaaactttttgaaaaaattgaaagatgTCATGCCTGCTGGCAAAGGTATGTTGAACGTTCAGTTATTAGTTGTTAACAGGAACGATCGTACTCAGATATGTGGTATTGGCGAAATAGGTGAGATTTACGTTCGTGCAGGTGGTTTGGCTGAAGGCTATAGGGGATTACCAGAAttgaataaagaaaaatttgtgaACAACTGGTTTGTTGGAAAAGATCACTGGAATTACTTGGATAGGGATAATGGTGAACCTTGGAGACAATTTTGGTTAGGTCCAAGAGATAGATTGTACAGAACTGGTGATCTGGGTCGCTACCTACCAAACGGTGACTGTGAATGTTGCGGTAGAGCTGATGATCAAGTTAAAATTCGTGGGTTCAGAATCGAGTTAGGAGAAATAGATACGCACATTTCCCAACATCCATTGGTAAGAGAAAACATTACTTTAGTTCGCAAAAATGCGGACAATGAACCAACCTTGATCACATTTATGGTCCCAAGATTTGATAAGCCTGAAGACTTGTCTAAATTTCAAAGTGATGTTCCAAAGGAGGTCGCAGTAGATCCTATAGTTAAGGGCCTGATTGGTTACCATCTTTTATCTAAGGATATTAAAActttcttgaagaaaaggttGGCTAGTTACGCTATGCCTTCCCTGATCGTAGTCATGGATAAACTACCACTGAATCCAAATGGTAAAGTTGACAAGCCTAAGCTACAATTTCCAACTCCCAAACAACTAAATTTGGTAGCCGAAAATACAGTTTCTGAAACTGATGACTCCCAATTTACCAATGTTGAACGCGAGGTTAGGGACTTGTGGTTAAGTATATTACCTACCAAGCCAGCATCTGTATCACCAGAGGATTCATTTTTCGATTTGGGTGGACATTCTATCTTAGCTACCAAGATGATTTTTaccttgaagaaaaagctgCAGGTTGATTTACCATTGGgaacaattttcaaatatccAACCATAAAAGCCTTCGCTGCGGAAATCGACAGGATTAAATCATCAGATGGATCATCTCAAGGAGACGCCACCAAAACTGTTACCGCAGACTATGCGGACGATGCCAAGAAATTAGTTGAGACCCTACCAAGTTCGTATCCCTCTCGCgaatattttgttgaaCCTAATAGCGCTGAAGGCAAGACAACAGTTAATGTGTTTGTCACTGGTGTCACGGGATTTTTGGGCTCCTATATCCTTGCAAATTTGTTGGAACGTCCTTCAAAGCATTACAGTTTTAGAGTTTTTGCCCACGTAAGGGCTAAGGATGAAAAAGCTGCATTTGAAAGGTTACAGAGGGCAGGGATCACGTATGGAACTTGGaatgaaaagtttttttcaaatattgaaattgtATTGGGTGATTTATCTAAAAGTCAATTTGGTCTCTCAGATGAGAAATGGACAAATTTGGCAAACACGGTGGACATTATTATTCATAATGGTGCGTTGGTTCACTGGGTTTATCCATATGCCAAATTGAGGGATGCGAATGTTATTTCAACCATCAATGTTATGAACTTAGCAGCCGTTGGTAAGCCAAAGTTCTTCGACTTTGTTTCCTCCACTTCTACTCTTGATACCAAATACTACTTCAATTTGTCAGATAAACTTGTTAGCGAAGGGAAACCAGGCATTTTAGAATCAGACGATTTATTGAACTCTGCAAGCGGGCTTACTGGTGGATATGGTCAATCCAAATGGGCTGCAGAGTATATCATTAGACGTGCAGGTGAAAGGGGCCTACGTGGATGTATTGTCAGGCCAGGTTATGTAACAGGTGCATCTGCTAATGGTTCTTCAAACACAGATGATTTCTTACtaagatttttgaaaggtTCAGTCCAACTGGGTAAGATTCcagatattgaaaattccGTGAATATGGTTCCAGTGGATCATGTTGCTcgtgttgttgttgctaCATCTTTGAATCCTCCCAAGGAAAATGAACTGGCCGTTGCTCAAGTAACGGGTCATCCAAGGATATTATTCAAAGACTACTTGTATACTTTACACGATTATGGTTATGATGTCGAAGTCGAAAGCTATTCTGAGTGGAAGATGTCGTTGGAGGCATCTGTTATTGACAggaatgaagaaaatgcaTTGTATCCTTTGCTACACATGGTCCTAGACAACTTACCTGAAGGTACCAAAGCTCCGGAGCTGGACGATAGGAACGCTGTAGTATCcctaaaaaaagatatcgCATGGACAGGTGTCGATTGGTCCAATGGAATGGGAGTTACTCCAGAAGAGGTTGGTATTTATATTGCATTTTTAAACAAGGTTGGATTTCTACCTCCACCAACTCATAATGATAAACTTCCACTGCCAAGTATAGAACTAACTCAAGCCCAAATAAGTCTAGTCGCTTCAGGCGCTGGTGCCCGTGGAAGTTCCGCAGCCGCTTAA